TAATACATATTGATTTCGTTCAACTTATCATCCCACTTTCGTTCTAGTCTGTTGAGCACTGTGGAAGATAAGCTGCAACGAGTGCTGTGTTTAAAAATACAAACAGACTGTGTTTTACTCTCCTTTATGAGTTGATCTATTTGTTCAATATCTGTCAACGAATGCCATTGTATGGCCGTTTTAGTTTCTTTTTTCTTTTTGCTCCAGAACATTTTAATCCTTTCTAAATTTGGTACTCATGAAAAATGTTTTTTAACTCAAAATGTTTACTGGTTTCATAAAAAGTATCCTGCAAAATCCACAGACTTCGAACAAAGAATCAATTTAAAAGCAAAACTATGCTGCTGCCTTGTTAATTTTGTTGACGATATACTAATTTTATTGGGCAGGGGATTTTTAACAAAGTTAAATTAATGCACTTAAATGGAATTCATAGATTACTATAAAATTCTGGGAATAGATAAAAAGGCGAATGAAAAGGAAATAAAACAAGCCTTCCGAAAATTGGCCAGAAAATATCATCCCGACCTAAATCCGGGTGATAAGGCTGCAGAAGATAAATTTAAAAAAATAAATGAAGCCTACGAGGTTTTAAAAAATACTGAAAACCGCAAGAAATACGACAAATACGGCAAAGATTGGAAACACGCTGATGTATATGAAAAGGCCAATCAAGGACAAGGTTCTGGGCAAAGGCAGAGTCAACAGCGATATCAGGATTTTTCTGGAGGCGGTGATTTTCAGGGCGGTGATTTTTCAGATTTTTTTGAATCCATGTTTGGCAATGCAGGTGCAGCATCTGGAAGGCGTAGAAGCACTAAGTTTAAAGGACAGGATTTGAATGCAGAACTTCAGCTGAATCTTAGAGATGTCTATAAAACCCACAAACAGTTACTGACAATCAATGGCCAAAAAATCAGACTGACCATTCACGCTGGAATTGAAGATGGTCAAATAATTAAAATAACTGGCAAAGGAGGGAAAGGTGTAAATGGAGGGCCGAATGGAGATTTATACATTAAATTCTCCATAGTCAATAACACCCCCTTCAAAAGAGACGGTAGTAATTTATACAAAACAGTAGATTTAGATTTATTTACCGCTATTCTGGGCGGTAACATCACAGTAGATACTTTTGATGGAAAAGTAAAATTAAAAGTGGCTCCCGAAACACAAAACGGTACGAAAGTCAAATTAAGCGGTAAGGGATTCCCTGTTTATAAAAAAGAAGGCCAGTTTGGTGATTTATACATTACTTACAATATAAAAATCCCAAAAAATATTAGCAGTAAGGAAAAAGCCCTTTTTGAAGAGCTTCAAAAATTAAGCACAGATGGAAAAAAATAAACTCATACCAATTGAAAAAATCTGTACTCATTTCGAAATAGAATTTTCCTTTTTCGATCAACTGAATAGAATGAATCTAATTGAAATAAGGACAATAGAGCAACGTCATTTTATTCATCAGGACTATATCAATGATCTGGAAAAGATGATTCGCCTGCATCATGAATTAGATATTAATCTGGAAGGCATTGATGTTGTTTTCAACCTTTTGCAAAAAATAGATGCATTGCAAGATGAGTTAGATACTGTTAAAAACAGATTAAAGCAGTATGAAGATGATTATTAACCTGAGTTCGGAAATTATTTATTGCTCAGCTCTTAAATAATTATCAAACTAAGGTTATTAGGCCGCATTATGCGTACTGCTTTTTTTGTGGAGTGTATTGGATTCGAACCAATGACCCCCGCCCTGTCAAGGCGATGCTCTAAACCAACTGAGCTAACACTCCAGTTATTCATTCAAAGTCATTCCTGCCTCTATACCTGTTCCTGATTCCTGATAAAAAGAAAAACCACTTAAAAATTATCACCTGAGTTCGGCAACAAAGGTAAAAGCTTTCAGGAATATTCAGGTATTCTATCTATTCGAAATGACTTAATAACCTGTAAAGGGCTTAATCAGGCAACTGTAATATTTAGAATAATAAAAAAGAAATAAATACCCAGCCAAAGTATGCCTATAAAATGCCAGTACATTGAAAGCAACTTGAATTTGTGAAAACGATCAGGATTTGTAGAAAAAATAAGTTCTTTAACAATATCCGTATTTGCACTGTAGGCATTAAAGGCCATTATAGCAAGTGGCACACAGCCTCCAAATATATGCAGCAAATGCAAGCCTGAAATAAGATAAAGATATGCCCCTGATGGACTTTCCTGCATGGTAACACCACTTTGGAACAACTCCATCCAGCCTATTATTTGAAAGAAAATGAAAATTATTCCAAGAGTAAAAGTTGCAAAAAGACTGAAAGCATATTCCTTATATTCTTCCTTTTGCAGAAAGGCAGCACCTACTTTCAAGAGTAAACTGCTCGATAAAATAATAACTGTATTGGCGTGAAAAATATTAGGAACCCGAATTTCGGTCAAATCCATTTGAACTGATGCATATACATAGGCAATAATCAACCCCGTGAATAAAAGACCGATTGCGGCCAGTGCGAAATACATAAACAATTCAGCTAGCGGAATATTAAAAGGGTTTTTCTCTTTGCTATCCTGCTTTTCCGTACCTGCCCTTCTGTTACTG
This window of the Chitinophagales bacterium genome carries:
- a CDS encoding cytochrome c oxidase subunit 3; the protein is MSDISNRRAGTEKQDSKEKNPFNIPLAELFMYFALAAIGLLFTGLIIAYVYASVQMDLTEIRVPNIFHANTVIILSSSLLLKVGAAFLQKEEYKEYAFSLFATFTLGIIFIFFQIIGWMELFQSGVTMQESPSGAYLYLISGLHLLHIFGGCVPLAIMAFNAYSANTDIVKELIFSTNPDRFHKFKLLSMYWHFIGILWLGIYFFFIILNITVA
- a CDS encoding J domain-containing protein, yielding MEFIDYYKILGIDKKANEKEIKQAFRKLARKYHPDLNPGDKAAEDKFKKINEAYEVLKNTENRKKYDKYGKDWKHADVYEKANQGQGSGQRQSQQRYQDFSGGGDFQGGDFSDFFESMFGNAGAASGRRRSTKFKGQDLNAELQLNLRDVYKTHKQLLTINGQKIRLTIHAGIEDGQIIKITGKGGKGVNGGPNGDLYIKFSIVNNTPFKRDGSNLYKTVDLDLFTAILGGNITVDTFDGKVKLKVAPETQNGTKVKLSGKGFPVYKKEGQFGDLYITYNIKIPKNISSKEKALFEELQKLSTDGKK
- the ytxJ gene encoding bacillithiol system redox-active protein YtxJ, producing MFWSKKKKETKTAIQWHSLTDIEQIDQLIKESKTQSVCIFKHSTRCSLSSTVLNRLERKWDDKLNEINMYYLDLIAHRDVSNAVADKTSIEHQSPQLILLKGGKVVYSASHTAIDAESLLKFV
- a CDS encoding chaperone modulator CbpM, with protein sequence MEKNKLIPIEKICTHFEIEFSFFDQLNRMNLIEIRTIEQRHFIHQDYINDLEKMIRLHHELDINLEGIDVVFNLLQKIDALQDELDTVKNRLKQYEDDY